A genome region from Pyrenophora tritici-repentis strain M4 chromosome 9, whole genome shotgun sequence includes the following:
- a CDS encoding BtaA, S-adenosylmethionine:diacylglycerol 3-amino-3-carboxypropyl transferase — MLNFSTFVPRDPFHQLTVTLCIVGLFLAAVFAVALRPKSKGQAPGTVEAYLKFVYGCFLKPHTGDGSGSQQDALESFYKAQAEVYDATRLKLLRGREDMLGLVAAQLKYRTDAGLISQRPVWVDIGGGTGHNVEQMNAYVPVPSFFHAVYVVDLSPSLCDIARKRFARLGWTNVKVICQDARAFRLHEHESQAHERKEMVSQGQTVRDLDENADAGGAELVTMSYALSMIPEFYPVIDSIDSLMSPNGVVGVVDFYVQNQVDFKGRNYMGGAIDRHCMWLSRVFWRTWFEIDRVNLEPARRDYLEYRFGTVLSINARNSFFGIKLPYYIWVGCSKEYGASTQKLAEIDAAATESPYLSALDLQTGATQNDVGIHSKAYESAVVNLQSSLPLPATWYQNHHWRIHYDSTLPKHTRFNDSYIYAFTWEDDVADMRLLKPTSNDVVLAIGSAGDNILAFCLQNCRRVHAVDLNPSQNHLLELKVASFTALGYQDVWKLFGEGRHADFHNILIQKLSPHLSSEAFQFWLHNGPAVFASPSSKGLYYSGGSGNALAIAGWLFRILGMTEDVKRLCTAQTLNEQREIWQRSIKTVLHSKILTWAILGNEKWLWKALGVPPTQRAVIEVDFQKTSDYDDTKAPKPDAAADYMAFHEEPSDDALKSTSGNAIYEYVLNTFEPVINTTLLSTSNHYYLLTLLGHYTPTSHPTYLSPKSHLKLSKPNAFNGLRIHTDEISEVIARMRPGTLTIVVVMDSMDWFPPTGTQALKQIRALNHALKVKGRVMLRSAGLEPWYIRVFGECGFSVKRVAVRVPGSCIDRVNMYASTWICTKEVGIESEDAKTHLRKTSLAELKLEGPAMRMD; from the exons ATGTTGAACTTTTCGACTTTTGTTCCCCGTGATCCATTCCATCAGCTTACTGTTACTCTATGCATCGTGGGCCTCTTCCTTGCCGCAGTCTTTGCAGTCGCTCTTAGACCAAAGAGCAAAGGACAAGCGCCCGGCACAGTTGAAGCCTACCTAAAGTTTGTCTATGGTTGTTTCCTGAAACCTCACACTGGAGACGGATCTGGAAGCCAGCAAGATGCTCTT GAAAGCTTCTACAAGGCACAGGCCGAAGTCTACGATGCCACACGCCTGAAGCTTCTCCGAGGCCGCGAAGACATGCTGGGACTGGTAGCAGCACAACTGAAGTATCGGACTGATGCCGGACTGATCTCACAACGCCCAGTCTGGGTTGAT ATCGGTGGAGGCACCGGCCACAA TGTCGAACAGATGAACGCGTACGTTCCTGTACCGAGCTTCTTCCACGCAGTCT ATGTCGTGGATCTTTCCCCCAGTCTTTGTGATATCGCGCGAAAGCGTTTCGCCCGTCTCGGGTGGACGAACGTCAAGGTCATATGCCAAGATGCTCGCGCCTTCCGCCTGCACGAACATGAATCACAAGCACACGAACGCAAGGAGATGGTTTCTCAAGGGCAGACAGTTCGTGATCTGGATGAGAATGCTGATGCTGGAGGTGCCGAACTTGTCACCATGAGCTATGCGTTGAGCATGATACCCGAGTTCTACCCAGTCATTGATTCCATCGATAGTCTCATGAGTCCCAACGGTGTTGTTGGTGTGGTCGACTTCTACGTCCAGAATCAGGTCGATTTCAAGGGCAGGAACTACATGGGCGGTGCTATCGATCGTCATTGCATGTGGCTCTCACGTGTATTTTGGCGGACATGGTTTGAAATTGACCGTGTCAATCTTGAGCCTGCACGACGA GACTACCTCGAGTATCGCTTCGGAACTGTTCTCAGCATCAACGCCAGAAACAGCTTCTTCGGCATCAAACTCCCCTACTACATCTGGGTTGGTTGCTCGAAAGAGTACGGTGCATCTACACAGAAGCTCGCTGAAATTGATGCCGCCGCCACTGAATCTCCCTACCTCTCTGCTCTCGATCTCCAGACAGGGGCTACCCAGAACGATGTCGGAATCCATTCGAAAGCATACGAGTCTGCTGTCGTCAACCTACAGTCTAGTCTCCCTCTCCCGGCTACCTGGTATCAGAACCACCACTGGCGAATTCACTACGACTCCACTCTTCCCAAGCACACTCGTTTCAACGACTCCTACATTTATGCTTTCACATGGGAAGACGATGTGGCCGACATGCGCCTCCTCAAACCTACTTCAAACGATGTCGTTCTCGCGATTGGTTCAGCTGGCGATAACATTTTGGCTTTCTGTTTGCAGAACTGCCGCCGAGTGCATGCTGTTGATCTTAACCCCTCGCAGAATCACCTTCTCGAACTCAAAGTCGCATCATTCACTGCTCTCGGCTACCAAGATGTTTGGAAGCTCTTTGGCGAAGGCAGACACGCCGACTTCCACAACATCCTAATCCAGAAACTCAGCCCTCATCTCTCATCCGAAGCCTTCCAGTTCTGGCTACACAATGGCCCTGCTGTCTTCGCTTCTCCCTCATCAAAAGGTCTCTACTACTCCGGTGGCTCTGGCAACGCCCTCGCAATCGCAGGCTGGCTCTTCCGCATCCTCGGCATGACCGAAGACGTCAAGAGACTCTGTACAGCCCAGACCCTCAACGAGCAACGCGAGATCTGGCAACGTTCCATCAAGACAGTCCTGCACTCCAAGATCCTCACCTGGGCCATTCTCGGCAACGAAAAGTGGCTCTGGAAAGCCCTCGGCGTACCCCCCACGCAACGCGCCGTCATAGAAGTCGACTTCCAAAAGACATCTGACTACGACGACACCAAAGCCCCTAAGCCCGACGCTGCCGCAGACTACATGGCCTTCCACGAGGAGCCCTCTGACGACGCCCTCAAATCCACCAGCGGAAACGCAATCTACGAATACGTCCTGAACACCTTCGAGCCCGTCATCAACACTACACTCCTCAGCACCTCAAACCACTATTACCTCCTCACCCTCCTCGGCCACTACACACCTACCTCGCATCCAACCTATTTGTCTCCCAAATCACACCTCAAGCTCTCCAAGCCCAACGCCTTCAACGGTCTACGTATCCACACAGATGAAATCTCAGAAGTCATTGCGCGCATGCGGCCAGGCACGCTTAccatcgtcgtcgtcatgGACTCTATGGATTGGTTCCCGCCAACGGGGACACAGGCGCTTAAACAGATCCGCGCATTGAACCACGCGCTCAAGGTAAAAGGAAGAGTTATGCTGCGGAGTGCGGGTTTGGAACCGTGGTATATCCGCGTGTTTGGCGAATGCGGGTTTAGTGTTAAGAGAGTTGCTGTAAGGGTACCTGGGAGCTGCATTGATCG
- a CDS encoding RPT1, ATP-dependent 26S proteasome regulatory subunit, which yields MSTLEDLDDLERHEKEEKKDDDKKDGGKDGKKADGDADMKDAEPEEEQLDEEILNSSTRDIIARRRLLDNDMRIMKSEYQRLTHEKASMNEKIKDNLDKIENNRYSFFLQHVDKQRQLPYLVGNVVEILDLDVTAEAAEEGANIDLDATRVGKSAVIKTSTRQTIFLPLIGLVDHEKLKPGDLIGVNKDSYLVLDTLPAEYDSRVKAMEVDEKPTEKYTDVGGLDKQIEELVEAVVWPMKEAERFKKIGIKAPKGALMYGPPGTGKTLLARACAAQTDATFLKLAGPQLVQMFIGDGAKLVRDCFALAKEKAPSIIFIDELDAVGTKRFDSEKSGDREVQRTMLELLNQLDGFASDDRVKVLAATNRVDVLDPALLRSGRLDRKIEFPLPNEEARAQIMRIHSRKMTVDDAVNWQELARSTDEFGGAQLKAVCVEAGMIALRTGHQKISHEHYVDAIAEVQAKKKDTVNFYA from the exons ATGTCTACGCTCGAAGATCTCGACGACCTTGAGCGCCACGAgaaggaagagaagaaggacGATGACAAGAAAGACGGAGGCAAGGACGGAAAGAAGGCCGATGGAGATGCAGACATGAAGGATGCAGAACCAGAGGAGGAGCAGCTCGACGAGGAGATTCTCAACTCAAGCACACGAGACATCATCGCGCGGAGGCGGTTGTTGGACAACGACATGCGCATCATGAAGAGCGAGTATCAACGGCTTACCCACGAGAAAGCGTCGATGAACGAGAAGATCAAGGACAACCTTGATAAGATTGAGAACAACAGGTACAGCTTCTTCTTGCAGCACGTTGACAAACAACG GCAACTACCGTATCTCGTCGGTAACGTTGTCGAAATCCTCGATCTGGACGTCACAGCAGAGGCGGCAGAGGAAGGTGCAAACATCGACCTAGACGCCACCCGTGTCGGCAAGTCTGCCGTCATCAAGACATCGACGAGACAGACGATATTCTTGCCCCTCATTGGTCTAGTAGACCACGAGAAGCTCAAGCCCGGTGACCTCATTGGTGTCAATAAGGATTCATATCTCGTTCTCGACACACTACCCGCAGAGTACGACAGTCGAGTCAAGGCTATGGAAGTCGACGAGAAGCCAACGGAAAAGTACACCGATGTCGGAGGTCTGGACAAGCAGATTGAGGAGCTTGTTGAGGCTGTCGTGTGGCCTATGAAGGAGGCTGAACGGTTCAAGAAGATCGGCATCAAGGCGCCCAAGG GTGCGCTAATGTACGGCCCCCCCGGTACCGGAAAGACTCTTCTGGCACGAGCCTGCGCTGCACAAACCGACGCGACTTTCCTCAAGCTTGCCGGTCCACAACTCGTACAGATGTTTATAGGTGATGGTGCGAAGCTAGTCCGAGATTGCTTTGCCCTGGCAAAAGAAAAGGCTCCGTCAATCATCTTCATCGATGAGTTGGATGCCGTCGGTACAAAGCGATTCGATTCCGAAAAGTCTGGAGACAGGGAAGTTCAGCGAACTATGTTGGAGCTCCTTAACCAGCTAGACGGTTTCGCATCAGATGACCGCGTCAAGGTTCTCGCTGCGACGAACCGAGTCGATGTCTTGGATCCTGCTTTGCTCCGTTCTGGACGTCTGGACAGGAAGATTGAGTTTCCGCTACCAAATGAAGAAGCCCGCGCTCAAATCATGCGTATTCACTCCAGGAAAATGACTGTTGACGATGCTGTCAACTGGCAAGAGCTGGCACGTAGCACTGACGAGTTTGGTGGCGCGCAGCTGAAGGCTGTGTGCGTTGAGGCTGGTATGATTGCTCTACGAACAGGTCATCAAAAGATTAGCCATGAGCACTACGTTGATGCCATTGCGGAGGTACAAGCAAAGAAGAAGGACACGGTCAACTTCTATGCCTAA